From Candidatus Bathyarchaeota archaeon:
CTCTTCTTTAAATCCATATCCGGAAACCTGAGAGGCGAGCAGGCCACCCGGCACCCCCAGGTAAATCCGCATGGGACGGCCCGATCCCGCTTGGCAGCACACCCCCGCTTTCTCCGTTATCTCCTAATTATAAGTGTGTAAGCCTTCAATCGTTCCGGTGCCCGCACGCGGTGCTGCTGAGTTCGGGTAGGTTTCGAAGCCGCGCTGGTGATTTATTAGTTCTCGCCGGCAAGGTTTATAACTTGTAGCTACAAGTAGCTTGTGGGTGCAAGTTAATGTCCTACTTCGATCCGCACCCAAAGAATAGGAGAATAGACCTGTAAGACCGGGAAAGGGAGCTGTCCTCCCTGATCGGGTTCGTCGATAGGGGATCGCCCTTGATCCTCGTTTTAGGGCTCAGGAGGAGCGGGAAAACCTCGCTCCTCCTTACGGCCCTCAGCGAATTAACGAATCCGAGCATAGTCCTCGATTTAAGGGAGCTTTATGCGAGGGGGAAAGCCACCGCCCTAGATTTAACCAGGATCTTGGAGAAGGGACTTAACGCCCTCCTAAAGGGGTTTACGGGCTTCCGGGGGAGGCTGCTCGAACTCCTTAAGGGGGTTAGGGGCGTGGAGGTCGCGGGCCTCAGCTTAGAGTTCAGGAGGGTTTTGAGGGAGCCGGATTTAAGCGAGCTCCTAACCCTGCTTGACGAGGCGGCCCAGGGGAGGGGAGAGAGGGTCGTACTGGCGTTCGATGAGGCCCAGGAGTTGAGGAAGGTCGCGGGCTTCAGGTTCGACGCCCTCCTAGCCCACGTCTACGATCACTTAAGGAATCTCACGGTGATATTGACCGGCTCCCAGGTAGGACTCCTATACAGGTTCCTCAGGGTTGGGGATCCCGACGCCCCCCTGTACGGGAGGGCTATGAGCACGGTGAACCTGGAGAACCTAAGCAGGGAGCAGTCGATGGAGTTCCTGAAGAGGGGGTTCGAGCAGCACGGCCTCCCCGTAGGGGAGAAATACATCGAGGAGGCCGTCTCAAAGCTGGATGGATCCATCGGATGGTTAACGCTGCTGGGGTATAGGACCGTGGAGGCGGGCTCAGCTGATAGGGGGATGATCGAGGCCGTGCTCGAGGAGGCATCCAGCCTCGCCCTGGAGGAGTTGACACATTTCCTAAACCTGCGACCCACAGCTAAGAACAGATACGAGAACCTGTTAAGGGCCGCGGCGACTTTGGGGGAAGCCGCTTGGAGCAGCCTAAAACTAGCCTTACAAGCGGTGGAAGGGAGGAGGATAAACGATAGGAACTTCACCGCCATCCTCAAAAGCCTTTTGGAATCGGGATTCCTAACAAGAGAAGACGGGAAATACAGGATCTCAGACCCCATACTCAGACATGCACTACGCACATAAAGCAGATCCCTCCCTTAAGCATCCCGAACATCATGCCAGGCGTGCCCATCCATCGAGGAGGGATGCGCCGTATCTCGGCGATTCTTCAACCATCCTGTGCTCCTGGAATTCCGGAGGATCAGCTACGTCGCTGCTATGATTGCGGCAAGGCGTATCGCCCGGATTGCATGAAGGAAGAGCCAACGATAAGGGAGCTAGGCGTTTGCCCTGACCGCGGGGAAGTATTCGAGGCTGAGGAGGATTACTGGGTATGGGAACAAGAAGCCGGGATGAATAGTCGAGGTTAGTTTAAGTTCTGATCTGCAAGTATGTGGAGTTTTGACTCTCAAGGTCTAGATGGCTTTTCAGGGCGGCGGAGATACATCGGTAGATTCGAGAAGCTTAGGGGTGGGTGCCATACGTGGAGCTTATCTGGCGGCCACGACTTCGAGCGGCTGGGCTGCTATATGCCTTATTTCTCGAACATCCCTTCCTTCTTCATCCTCTCGTATTCGAGGCTTATTAGGAGGCGTACGGTGTCCGCTGAGGATTCGAATCCGTATCTCCCCTTTATGGCTAGGAACTTCTTTAGGAGTTCCCCTTCGAGGTCTAGCCTCACGGACATCTTACCCTCCCTCCCGGATTTCTGGGGCATATTCTCCACTCCATCTGCATTTTAAAATGTCGGCGTATGCGGTTATAACACTTCTTGCCATAAGGATACTTGAATAGCTGCTATGCCTTAACATACTTTAAAATGACGCTATAACACTTTAAAGAGGTGTGAACGTTAAAAATTGGAGGGCCCCGGAGGCGGCACATGTGAAGCTCACAAAGGAATGAGGGAAACCTGACATTATATCCATGGTAGAACTGCCCGGCAAGCCCCGGAGAGAGGTTGAGGGGGAGGATGACGGCGAACCTTGGAACAAACCCTGGGAGCCTCATGGGATCCATCCTAGGCGGCCTAGGCAGCCTGATCTACTACATCTACCTGCTCCTCTCCGGGAAGTGAAGAAGTGAAGGAATGAGAGGACGCAAAAACCGGATATATATAATATATATAATATATATTAGTTCTATATCGATGATCCTTACAGGATACCCCTATGGAGCAGCCCTGTAGGCCCCATGCCCTATAGGGAGGGATCGATCTATACATTGATTGTGAAGCCTGGTTCCTCCTTCGGCTTAGAGCATGGACTCTGGTGGGGTTGGTGGCACGGATAAATTTCTTCCCATGGCTCGGAGTGGGGAGGATCTACCGGAGAGGTATATCAAGAAACTGTTTAAATCTGGGGAGGGGGGAGGGGGGGTATCCCTTGAAACCCTTAGAAATTTGATAAGTGGTCTGCGCAGAATCTTAACGGAACCATATAAAATATCGCTTAAAGATAAAGAAGTGCCTGAAATTCGAGACCTCATAATCGCCAAGCTGATAAAATCGATAAAAATCGCCGAAAAAATGGTTAAAAATGACCCCGAAAAATACCTGCGCGTCCTAGGCT
This genomic window contains:
- a CDS encoding ATP-binding protein, with the protein product MSSLIGFVDRGSPLILVLGLRRSGKTSLLLTALSELTNPSIVLDLRELYARGKATALDLTRILEKGLNALLKGFTGFRGRLLELLKGVRGVEVAGLSLEFRRVLREPDLSELLTLLDEAAQGRGERVVLAFDEAQELRKVAGFRFDALLAHVYDHLRNLTVILTGSQVGLLYRFLRVGDPDAPLYGRAMSTVNLENLSREQSMEFLKRGFEQHGLPVGEKYIEEAVSKLDGSIGWLTLLGYRTVEAGSADRGMIEAVLEEASSLALEELTHFLNLRPTAKNRYENLLRAAATLGEAAWSSLKLALQAVEGRRINDRNFTAILKSLLESGFLTREDGKYRISDPILRHALRT